From a single Adhaeribacter swui genomic region:
- a CDS encoding vWA domain-containing protein: protein MKNYCYLLVLFFFLTAFSNLAQTRIVSGQVTDAATLQPLPGVTVTAKGTSIGTVTDTSGKFKLEVPHTTQTLVFNYIGFTTQEVKLNAANTIKVALQPNNQALEEVVVTGYSNVQSLAGKVAGVVSGVRIRGNVSRETRRMSMPIDYYSQPRFNTEEYDRIEDNNFLATKRHPLSTFSIDVDAASYSNVRRFLNNGQKPPKDAVRIEEMVNYFKYNYPQPTPEDPFAVITELAACPWNQDNQLLHIALQGKNIATGNLPPANLVFLIDVSGSMDSPDKLPLVIAGFKLLVNQLRPQDKVAITVYAGSAGLVLPPTAGNQKEVILAALDRLQAGGSTAGGEGIKLAYNVAQENFLKNGNNRVILATDGDFNVGVSSTSELERLIEEKRESGVFLTVLGFGTGNIKDSRMEKLADKGNGNYAYVDNIQEAKKVFVNEFGGTLFTIAKDVKLQLEFNPTHVKAYRLIGYENRQLADEDFKNDKKDAGDLGAGHTVTALYEIVPATSKKNVAEADPLKYQPVKNADKNNFSGELLTLKLRYKKPTSNTSQLLEHVVYPTLTANPSENLRFAAAVAAFGMLLRDSEHKGQATYAGVLHLAENAKGNDSEGYRAEFIRLVKTTQLLDSPVTEVKGKTDKD from the coding sequence ATGAAAAACTACTGCTACTTACTCGTTCTTTTCTTTTTTCTAACGGCTTTTTCCAATTTAGCCCAAACCCGGATAGTTTCCGGACAAGTTACCGATGCCGCTACCCTTCAACCTTTGCCCGGAGTTACGGTTACGGCTAAAGGTACTTCCATTGGTACGGTTACAGACACTTCAGGAAAATTTAAGTTGGAAGTGCCCCATACTACCCAAACCCTGGTTTTTAATTATATAGGCTTTACTACTCAAGAAGTAAAACTGAATGCGGCTAATACGATAAAAGTAGCTCTACAGCCCAATAATCAGGCATTGGAGGAAGTAGTGGTAACGGGTTATAGCAACGTGCAAAGTTTAGCCGGGAAAGTAGCCGGAGTAGTAAGCGGCGTTCGAATAAGAGGAAATGTTTCCCGTGAAACCCGCCGGATGAGTATGCCCATTGATTATTATTCCCAGCCACGTTTTAATACCGAAGAATACGACCGCATTGAAGACAACAATTTTTTAGCTACCAAGCGTCACCCGCTTTCTACGTTTTCCATTGACGTAGATGCGGCTTCGTACAGCAACGTGCGCCGTTTTTTAAATAATGGTCAAAAACCTCCCAAAGATGCCGTGCGCATAGAAGAAATGGTCAATTATTTTAAATACAATTATCCGCAACCCACACCCGAAGATCCGTTTGCCGTAATAACTGAACTGGCGGCTTGCCCCTGGAACCAGGATAATCAACTACTGCATATTGCCTTACAAGGCAAGAACATTGCTACGGGTAATTTACCACCGGCTAACCTGGTTTTCCTGATTGATGTGTCGGGTTCGATGGATTCGCCGGATAAATTACCTTTGGTAATTGCCGGATTTAAGTTACTGGTAAACCAATTGCGGCCGCAAGATAAAGTAGCCATAACGGTTTATGCCGGATCAGCGGGTTTGGTACTGCCACCAACCGCAGGAAACCAAAAAGAAGTAATTCTAGCGGCATTAGACCGGCTGCAAGCCGGTGGTTCAACGGCGGGCGGTGAAGGCATAAAACTGGCCTACAACGTGGCACAGGAGAATTTTTTAAAAAATGGCAATAACCGGGTAATACTGGCTACCGACGGCGACTTTAACGTGGGCGTATCCAGCACATCGGAGCTGGAAAGGCTCATAGAAGAAAAACGAGAAAGCGGCGTATTTTTAACAGTGCTGGGTTTTGGTACCGGCAACATCAAAGACAGCCGCATGGAAAAACTAGCCGACAAAGGAAATGGCAACTACGCCTACGTGGATAATATCCAAGAAGCGAAGAAAGTTTTTGTGAATGAATTTGGCGGTACTTTATTTACCATCGCCAAAGATGTAAAACTACAACTCGAGTTTAACCCAACCCACGTAAAAGCCTACCGCTTAATTGGCTACGAAAACCGGCAGCTAGCCGACGAAGATTTTAAAAATGACAAGAAAGACGCCGGCGATTTAGGCGCCGGCCACACCGTAACGGCGCTCTACGAAATTGTGCCGGCCACTAGTAAAAAGAACGTAGCGGAGGCTGATCCACTTAAATACCAACCCGTTAAAAACGCGGATAAAAACAACTTCTCTGGCGAACTGCTAACCCTAAAGTTGCGCTACAAAAAACCTACAAGTAATACTAGCCAGTTACTCGAACACGTAGTATACCCTACGCTAACCGCTAACCCTTCGGAGAACTTGCGCTTTGCGGCAGCCGTTGCCGCATTTGGCATGCTGCTCCGCGACTCCGAACATAAAGGGCAAGCTACTTACGCTGGCGTGCTTCATCTCGCGGAAAATGCTAAAGGTAATGACAGCGAAGGCTACCGCGCCGAATTTATTCGTTTAGTAAAAACGACGCAGTTGCTGGATAGCCCCGTAACGGAGGTAAAAGGTAAAACCGATAAAGATTGA
- a CDS encoding YybH family protein — protein MQHKILYLLLSLLPWSSALAQNNQIDTTGSAAVLQVLSNQVAAWNKGDINNFMRTYWNSPDLVFVSGTTVTKGWEPTLARYKRVYDSRAKMGTLQFTNLKVSALAGDSATVLGNWALTRANDHPNGEFILKFRKINDQWFIVRDQTKQY, from the coding sequence ATGCAGCATAAAATACTTTATCTTTTACTTAGTCTGTTGCCCTGGAGCAGTGCTCTGGCTCAAAATAACCAAATAGATACTACTGGTTCGGCGGCCGTTTTGCAGGTATTGAGCAACCAGGTAGCCGCCTGGAATAAAGGCGATATTAATAACTTTATGCGCACCTACTGGAATTCGCCGGATTTGGTTTTTGTGTCGGGTACTACAGTAACCAAAGGCTGGGAACCAACTTTGGCGCGTTATAAGCGAGTATACGATTCGCGGGCTAAAATGGGAACGCTACAATTTACTAATCTAAAGGTAAGTGCGTTAGCTGGTGATTCGGCTACGGTTTTAGGTAACTGGGCTTTAACACGGGCCAACGATCACCCAAACGGCGAGTTTATTTTAAAATTCCGGAAGATAAATGACCAATGGTTCATTGTGCGCGATCAAACCAAGCAATATTAA
- a CDS encoding FeoB-associated Cys-rich membrane protein produces the protein MVQEIIIFIVFALAAAYVIRLVIANFRPKAGGGCAKGCGGACSSIDFEKIKKDLETKSTSLR, from the coding sequence ATGGTACAGGAGATTATTATATTTATTGTTTTTGCTTTAGCTGCCGCGTACGTTATCCGCTTGGTTATCGCTAATTTCCGGCCGAAAGCGGGTGGGGGTTGCGCCAAAGGTTGCGGCGGCGCCTGTTCTTCCATCGATTTCGAAAAAATTAAAAAAGACCTGGAAACCAAATCTACCTCGCTCCGATAA
- a CDS encoding alpha/beta fold hydrolase, producing the protein MRFCFFALLLLLPAFVLNAQNKTPILERAKALYKEAKAEFTRFEKEHGAFIQTKNTRMHYLTWGNASGTPLIWSHGSLTNGYELFDVAPNLVKAGYYVIAIDYYGHGQTPIPPHEVSLYHIADDLKELMDKLKIEKAIVGGWSRGGYISTAFYDAYPNRVLGLVLEDGGSVNMNTYYHQMSPEKLDSTLRKIEKDWPADTSYASELEAYYANYDTSSGGNQFNLLAWITKNRKDRWAISPGVIDLFHMRFAKQWSNNILRFTRAPLFAESMSILEPKIVYRNLNVPVLILDPVSENDFMPFEEENSALQKQHPAFITHKIYPDTGHNIHYESPQQFIQDLTVFLKKVKAHHKIR; encoded by the coding sequence ATGAGATTTTGTTTCTTTGCCTTGCTACTCCTGTTGCCCGCATTCGTATTAAATGCTCAAAATAAAACGCCTATTCTGGAGCGAGCTAAAGCCCTGTATAAAGAAGCCAAAGCCGAATTTACGCGCTTCGAAAAAGAACACGGAGCATTTATTCAAACTAAAAATACCCGGATGCACTATCTAACCTGGGGCAATGCATCCGGTACCCCTCTCATCTGGTCGCATGGTAGTTTAACGAACGGTTACGAACTTTTTGATGTGGCGCCCAACCTGGTAAAAGCCGGTTATTACGTTATTGCTATTGATTATTATGGGCACGGGCAAACCCCCATTCCGCCGCACGAAGTATCCTTATACCACATCGCCGACGATTTAAAAGAATTAATGGATAAGCTAAAAATCGAAAAAGCGATTGTAGGCGGGTGGTCCCGGGGTGGCTATATCAGCACGGCTTTTTATGATGCTTATCCTAACCGGGTTCTGGGTTTAGTATTAGAAGATGGGGGATCGGTAAACATGAATACCTATTACCACCAAATGAGTCCGGAGAAGTTAGATAGTACTTTACGGAAAATCGAAAAAGATTGGCCCGCCGATACTTCCTATGCCAGCGAATTGGAAGCTTACTATGCTAATTACGATACTAGCTCGGGTGGTAATCAATTTAACTTACTGGCTTGGATCACGAAAAACAGGAAAGACCGTTGGGCTATCAGTCCGGGAGTTATAGATTTGTTTCATATGCGCTTTGCCAAACAATGGTCTAATAATATTCTTCGTTTTACGCGGGCGCCTCTTTTTGCGGAGTCTATGTCGATACTGGAGCCTAAAATTGTGTATCGTAATTTAAATGTGCCTGTTTTAATTCTAGATCCGGTGAGTGAAAACGATTTTATGCCTTTTGAAGAAGAAAATAGCGCTTTGCAAAAGCAGCATCCGGCGTTTATTACTCATAAAATATATCCCGATACCGGACATAACATCCATTATGAAAGCCCGCAACAGTTTATCCAGGATTTAACCGTATTTTTGAAAAAAGTGAAAGCGCATCATAAAATCAGGTAA
- a CDS encoding energy transducer TonB has protein sequence MMQPDTSKWLLPTDGHPSLEQLRLYQQEEELSARSRHQVEKHLLDCELCSDILAGMALSNQAQTQAALNQISKRVNNRVQQESTKKVRPMYGPMLGIAATLVILLVSVGLFRYLQQPDSAPITRENTVAKSSPAPTQSVPVLPEAPIIKPAEPQVEINPKEIRKAPIIAQRKVKVSKPEKAVAVTTDKPQELSFPIDTAAVLDAFAIKTEDTPRAGYTSSTPQGNASKVDLTGALNKVASSLAGKQMGIALRRTGTFTGQRVTGQVTDSEGEPIAGANVVVSGTTTGTTTDAAGKFSLNVPAGKDALTFNYIGYQSQEQKIKEETTLAVKLREDPNSLQEVAVLSYSQPRNIAVEVTRAKPQNGRKEFNQYIRENLQYPVEARQQKQEGRVDVGFTVTEHGALTNFKILKSLSPACDAEAIRLIKEGPAWQPTVMQGQPQPENVQVSVRFKL, from the coding sequence ATGATGCAACCTGATACTTCCAAATGGCTTTTGCCCACCGACGGACATCCTTCGCTGGAGCAGCTGCGGCTGTATCAGCAGGAAGAAGAATTATCTGCGCGCAGCCGGCATCAGGTAGAAAAACACCTGTTGGATTGTGAATTATGTTCGGATATTTTGGCTGGCATGGCGCTTAGCAACCAGGCGCAAACGCAAGCGGCTTTAAACCAGATAAGCAAGCGGGTAAACAACCGCGTGCAGCAGGAATCAACCAAGAAAGTACGCCCCATGTACGGCCCGATGCTGGGAATAGCGGCGACACTGGTTATTTTGTTAGTAAGCGTGGGACTATTCCGCTACCTGCAACAACCCGATTCGGCACCGATTACTCGCGAAAATACCGTGGCTAAAAGTTCGCCAGCACCTACTCAATCTGTTCCGGTTTTACCCGAAGCCCCAATTATTAAACCCGCTGAACCGCAAGTAGAAATAAATCCTAAAGAAATAAGGAAAGCGCCAATTATAGCCCAGCGTAAGGTAAAGGTAAGTAAACCAGAAAAAGCCGTTGCAGTTACTACCGATAAACCACAAGAACTATCTTTCCCAATTGATACGGCCGCCGTGCTGGATGCTTTCGCAATAAAAACTGAAGACACGCCGCGTGCTGGTTATACAAGTTCTACGCCGCAAGGGAATGCCAGTAAGGTAGATTTAACGGGAGCTTTAAATAAAGTAGCCTCGTCGTTAGCGGGTAAGCAAATGGGAATAGCCTTGCGGCGAACCGGAACATTTACCGGCCAACGGGTAACCGGTCAGGTTACTGATTCTGAAGGAGAACCTATTGCAGGAGCCAACGTGGTGGTAAGCGGCACTACCACCGGCACTACCACCGATGCCGCCGGCAAGTTTTCATTGAACGTACCCGCCGGGAAAGATGCCCTTACCTTTAATTACATCGGGTACCAATCGCAGGAGCAAAAAATTAAGGAGGAAACTACTCTGGCCGTAAAATTAAGAGAGGACCCGAACAGTTTGCAGGAAGTAGCGGTGCTTTCCTATAGTCAGCCCCGCAACATTGCCGTGGAAGTAACCCGGGCTAAACCGCAAAACGGACGTAAAGAATTTAATCAATACATCCGCGAAAATCTGCAATATCCCGTCGAAGCCCGGCAGCAAAAGCAGGAAGGGAGGGTAGACGTTGGTTTTACCGTAACGGAGCATGGCGCTTTAACAAATTTTAAAATTTTAAAAAGTTTGAGCCCCGCCTGCGACGCCGAAGCTATCCGGTTGATTAAAGAAGGTCCGGCCTGGCAACCCACCGTTATGCAGGGCCAGCCCCAACCAGAAAACGTGCAGGTAAGCGTACGTTTTAAGCTGTAA
- a CDS encoding NINE protein gives MANVLNYLPELEADEMAFVQGFFQNFNEQQAQQFTDIYRLRRKRPELILFTALLGFVGFAGIQRFVVGDIGLGILYFFTAGLCFIGTIVDVIKYRGIAFNANIKEAQRTNILVMGQAGNGF, from the coding sequence ATGGCCAACGTCTTAAATTATTTACCCGAACTGGAAGCCGACGAGATGGCTTTTGTGCAAGGCTTTTTTCAAAATTTTAACGAGCAGCAAGCCCAGCAATTCACGGACATTTACCGTTTGCGCCGGAAAAGACCTGAGCTTATTCTGTTTACTGCCCTGCTCGGTTTTGTCGGGTTTGCGGGTATTCAGCGCTTTGTGGTGGGTGATATTGGGTTGGGAATTCTGTATTTCTTTACGGCCGGACTCTGCTTTATTGGTACCATTGTGGATGTAATTAAATATCGCGGTATAGCGTTTAATGCCAATATAAAAGAAGCCCAACGCACCAATATTCTAGTGATGGGGCAAGCAGGGAATGGTTTTTAA
- a CDS encoding Lnb N-terminal periplasmic domain-containing protein — MTASCFFINKWLLVILVFFGFGLVPGQAQSLSPQARISLITCSPGDELYSMYGHSAIRINDPSYGIDYVFNYGTFDFSTPNFYPKFVMGKLKYKLAVSNFSDFLAAYQYYNRSVYEQVLNLTLPQKNAVFQFLQTNYLPENREYYYDFFFDNCATRIRDVFQKTLGDSLRFNPALNQKQLSFRQIVGIYQSPLPWADFGVDLAMGATSDRKASATEYMFIPDYLQEGFAKATLQGQSGNAPFAQPVATLFKANPPTEVPVPLRPGIICWALLVFGVVLTGYQWRQKRPDYSFDVVLFSVVGVLGCVILFLTTSSDYKAFAQNLNLLWTIPLHLPVALLLLRRKTPHFLKIYFLLTAGLMALLLITWRWLPQEYHPAFFPLVLLLGVRAAFIYYQEKRKQLKTNL; from the coding sequence ATGACTGCTTCGTGCTTTTTTATAAACAAGTGGCTACTAGTTATTTTGGTATTTTTTGGTTTCGGCTTGGTTCCGGGTCAGGCGCAAAGTTTATCGCCGCAGGCGCGTATTAGCTTAATTACCTGCTCGCCCGGCGACGAGTTATACTCCATGTACGGGCACAGCGCCATCCGGATCAATGACCCCAGTTATGGCATAGACTACGTTTTTAACTACGGCACTTTCGACTTTAGCACGCCCAACTTTTACCCTAAATTTGTAATGGGTAAATTAAAATACAAGCTAGCTGTATCTAACTTTTCCGATTTTTTAGCCGCTTACCAATATTATAACCGGTCGGTGTACGAGCAGGTATTAAACTTAACCTTGCCGCAGAAAAATGCGGTTTTTCAATTTTTACAAACCAACTATTTACCCGAAAACCGCGAGTATTATTACGATTTCTTTTTTGATAACTGCGCCACCCGCATCCGCGATGTATTTCAGAAAACCTTGGGCGATAGTTTGCGGTTTAATCCGGCTTTAAATCAAAAACAGCTAAGCTTCCGGCAAATTGTAGGCATTTACCAAAGCCCTTTGCCGTGGGCCGATTTTGGGGTGGATTTAGCCATGGGCGCCACCAGCGACCGGAAAGCCTCTGCCACCGAATACATGTTTATCCCGGATTATTTGCAGGAAGGCTTTGCCAAAGCCACCTTGCAAGGCCAGAGCGGCAATGCCCCATTTGCGCAACCTGTTGCTACTCTGTTTAAAGCTAATCCACCTACGGAAGTACCAGTACCCCTTCGGCCAGGTATTATTTGCTGGGCTTTACTGGTGTTTGGAGTCGTGCTTACCGGCTATCAATGGCGGCAGAAACGCCCGGATTATAGTTTTGATGTAGTTCTTTTCAGCGTAGTGGGGGTGTTAGGCTGCGTGATACTGTTTCTGACGACAAGCAGCGATTACAAAGCTTTTGCGCAAAATTTAAATTTACTCTGGACTATACCTCTGCACTTACCCGTAGCTTTGCTCTTACTCCGGAGAAAAACGCCGCATTTTTTAAAAATTTACTTTTTATTAACTGCCGGTTTAATGGCCTTGTTACTAATAACGTGGCGTTGGCTGCCCCAGGAGTACCACCCGGCGTTTTTTCCTTTGGTGTTATTGTTGGGAGTACGGGCGGCTTTTATTTACTATCAGGAGAAAAGAAAACAACTTAAAACAAATTTGTAG
- a CDS encoding RNA polymerase sigma factor → MFLKLFSKTPKPPSDLELVQRYQETGDLAYIGELFERYTEIVFLVCRKYLPDEDSSKDATMQVFEQLIQSLKKHQITNFKSWLHVTAKNHCLMQLRAQKSKPTFSLDAEPNLHVQFSNSLHHSNGETEAREQEWQLLEKALDGLPPEQRFCLELFYLQEKSYSQIAEQTGYDVNRVRSYIQNGRRNLKIYVEKHHDAT, encoded by the coding sequence ATGTTCCTTAAACTATTCTCCAAAACACCCAAACCGCCCTCCGACCTGGAACTGGTACAACGCTATCAGGAAACGGGTGATTTGGCTTACATAGGAGAATTATTTGAACGCTATACCGAAATAGTGTTCCTGGTTTGCCGCAAGTACCTGCCCGACGAAGATTCCAGCAAAGACGCCACCATGCAGGTATTTGAGCAACTCATTCAATCGTTGAAAAAACACCAGATTACTAATTTTAAAAGTTGGCTGCACGTTACCGCTAAAAACCATTGTTTAATGCAGCTACGGGCCCAAAAGAGTAAGCCTACCTTTTCTTTGGATGCCGAACCTAATTTGCATGTGCAATTCAGTAACAGTTTGCATCATAGCAACGGCGAAACCGAGGCCCGGGAACAAGAATGGCAATTACTCGAAAAAGCCTTGGATGGATTGCCGCCGGAACAACGTTTTTGCCTGGAGTTGTTTTACCTGCAGGAAAAAAGTTACAGCCAGATTGCCGAACAAACCGGCTACGATGTAAACCGGGTGCGCAGTTATATTCAGAACGGGCGGAGAAATTTAAAAATTTACGTGGAGAAGCACCATGATGCAACCTGA
- the rsmI gene encoding 16S rRNA (cytidine(1402)-2'-O)-methyltransferase: protein MATTHETRLYLVPTPIGNLEDITLRAIRILKEVDTILAEDTRTSGKLLQHLGIEKRMHSHHLHNEHKAAAHLVQRMLDGEKMALVSDAGTPAISDPGFLLVRECLKNGVAVECLPGPTAFVPALVKSGFSSERFTFEGFLPIKKGRQTRLQSLAAEERTMIFYESPHRLLKTLEQFKEIFGEERQVSVSRELTKMFEETITGSLQEVIAIFQQKAIKGEFVLVLEGLK, encoded by the coding sequence ATGGCAACTACCCACGAAACCAGGTTGTACCTGGTGCCAACGCCCATCGGCAACCTCGAAGATATTACCTTGCGGGCTATTCGCATTTTAAAAGAAGTAGACACGATTCTGGCCGAAGACACTCGTACCAGCGGCAAATTATTGCAGCACTTGGGTATTGAAAAACGCATGCACAGCCACCACCTGCACAACGAACACAAAGCTGCCGCGCACTTAGTGCAACGCATGCTCGATGGCGAGAAAATGGCCTTAGTTTCGGATGCGGGTACGCCTGCTATTTCGGACCCAGGTTTTTTACTGGTGCGTGAATGCTTGAAAAATGGGGTAGCCGTAGAATGTTTGCCCGGCCCCACAGCTTTTGTGCCGGCACTGGTAAAATCAGGTTTTAGCTCAGAGCGGTTTACCTTCGAAGGGTTTTTACCTATTAAAAAGGGCCGGCAAACCCGCCTGCAAAGCTTGGCCGCCGAAGAACGCACGATGATTTTTTACGAATCGCCGCACCGCTTACTCAAAACCTTGGAGCAGTTTAAAGAAATTTTTGGAGAGGAACGGCAGGTATCGGTTTCGCGTGAGCTTACCAAAATGTTTGAAGAAACCATAACCGGATCGCTACAGGAAGTGATCGCAATTTTTCAACAAAAAGCCATTAAAGGCGAATTTGTGCTGGTGCTGGAAGGTCTAAAGTAA
- a CDS encoding inositol monophosphatase family protein, whose protein sequence is MQLSELCQKVIAITKTTGAFIRAEAQSFDRSKIEHKGLNDLVSYVDKQAEEQLVKELQQILPEAGFITEEGTVTERGAEYNWIIDPLDGTTNFMHGLPLFSISIGLMQHSEIVLGVIYEVSHDECFYATKGGGAFCNDRPIHVSGVEKLSDSLIVTGYPYTDFGKTDTYLQILKAYMQQSHGVRRLGSAAIDLAYVAKGIFEGFFEFNLNSYDVAAGVILVREAGGYVSMFTDNNGDPVFDREIVASNGRVHGEMLQVIAQYW, encoded by the coding sequence ATGCAGCTTTCTGAACTTTGCCAAAAAGTAATTGCTATTACCAAAACCACCGGGGCTTTTATCCGGGCCGAAGCCCAGTCTTTCGACCGCAGCAAGATTGAGCACAAAGGTTTAAACGATTTGGTATCGTACGTAGATAAGCAAGCCGAAGAGCAATTAGTGAAAGAATTGCAGCAAATTTTACCCGAAGCTGGTTTTATTACCGAAGAAGGTACCGTAACCGAACGGGGCGCCGAATACAACTGGATCATCGACCCCCTGGATGGCACTACCAACTTTATGCACGGTTTGCCACTTTTCTCCATCAGCATTGGATTAATGCAGCATTCTGAGATTGTGCTGGGCGTAATTTACGAGGTAAGCCACGACGAATGTTTTTACGCTACCAAAGGAGGAGGAGCTTTTTGTAACGACCGTCCCATCCACGTATCCGGCGTAGAAAAATTATCGGATTCGTTGATTGTAACGGGCTATCCGTATACTGATTTCGGCAAAACCGACACCTACCTGCAAATTTTAAAAGCCTACATGCAGCAATCACACGGAGTACGTCGGTTGGGTTCTGCCGCTATTGATTTAGCCTACGTGGCCAAAGGTATTTTCGAAGGTTTTTTTGAATTTAATTTAAATTCGTACGATGTGGCTGCGGGCGTAATTTTGGTACGCGAGGCCGGAGGTTACGTAAGTATGTTTACCGACAACAACGGCGACCCGGTATTCGACCGCGAAATAGTAGCCAGCAACGGCCGGGTTCACGGCGAAATGCTGCAGGTAATTGCCCAGTATTGGTAG